AAGAAAAGAGAAAGGAGGAAGACAGACAAGAGAGGGAGGAGCACAAAggcaaacaggaagtgaagatAGTCGTGACAACCGAAGGTCAAGAATACGTGGGTGAAAAGGAACGAGGCGCTTCAGGAAGCGGTCTGTACAAAGTGATGAATGAGGAACTGAATCCAGAGAACACCTGGTACCACACGGATCTACGGGTGACCAGCAGCTTTTCCAGCTTGTCTAGCAGCTCTTTGAGTGCAGCCCTAGAGGAGAGCAGTACTGCAGTCAAAGCTCTCACTCGTTTGGATGCGTCGTACACAAGAGAGAATCCCCATACTTTGGATGTTCATCGACCATACCTCCTGGAACCCAAAGGGCTCAAAGAACCGTCCCGACCGACGAATCTCAATTACCGGGGCGGCAACAGCTCTTGTGTTTGTTTCACTGAGCTCTCGAAAGCTGACTTTCTCTCAAGCCCATCAGGAGCGACAAGTGAtgatgaggaggaggaagaggaagagCAGGAAAGGATGGTACTGAGGCGCATTTCTAAGATCCCGAGTTCAAGAGATTTAAGAATGATTGACAGCACACCGTTTGAAAGAGCGCCCATTAAGCGAAAGAAGAAGACCCCTCCCAAAGTCCCAATACGAACCAGTTCCATTCCAGGCCACAAAGCAGGACAAGCAGAGCAGCGTGTCTCCAAAGATGAAGAATCTCTTTTCCAGACACCTTCCCCCAACCCCAAACCAGCTCTTTCGGTGAAAGACAATGTGTCCGAGTCTGAAGAGGAGTTTTTCGATGCACAAGAAAGATTCACTCCACCAGTTCCAGATCTCTCAGGTATGTTCAATTGTCATgatatattgttattttttagcCAGGGGACATTTGTCAAACCTTGATTGAAGAAAATGTTTAGAATGAATGTTGCATTCCAATAAAAATTGCCTCTCTCTTGCAGACGTAGAGCTTGCGGATCGGCGCAATGCAAATCGACTGAGTGGAACATGGAATTCTCTTGGAGCTTCTTTGGAAAAAGAACCATCGTCACCCCTTTCTAATAATGTAAAACCTTCTAAGATCAAGAAAGAATTAGAGGAGCCTAAATGTCCCACAAGTACAGCTAGTAACCTTGTCAGTAAACCATATACTACAGAGAAACCTGTAGCTAAAGTCAAACCACCTTTGGGACCTAAACCCCAGCTCCCCCCCAAACCTCAGAATATTCCTCCCAAGTCTCCAAAACATGGGAAATCATATGCCCACTGCAATGGGGATGCCTGTGGACGTCTGTCTTCTGACCTCCTGGAAATGGAGCCGGACACGATGGAGTTCAAGTCGGTCACATACACAGGAGGCACGGGAGGGTTGGCACTGTCCACGCCACTCATCACGGCAGTGCGATGTACCAAACCAACATTACCGGTCACAGCACTACAAACCAGGGAAGAACAGAAAAATAGGACAAAAGACAATGGACAGCATATCATTTCCAAAGACAAAACTTGCATACCTGAACCTGAGGAGACAAAAAGTAACGGGACTGTGAAACCCCCACCAAATGTACCCACTATCCCTCGCTCAAATTCCAGTACTAAATTATCCGCCCCTCCTCCAGTACCACCAAAACCCACTTCTCCAAAAATTCTCCATCATTTATCATTAGTTGCTAGCTCTACAGTCTCTCCAACAGATCCCAACAAAAGCATCATCATAGACGGTACAAGTCCACCAAACGGTATTCACCCCTGGAGTAGCCGCAATGGTAGCGTTCAGTCAGGACCAAGGAGGGTCTCCGTGAGCCATGAGAGCCTGTCACCCAAAAATGCAGAGGCATCAATTGCCGCCTCCCTCACCTCAAACAAAACGGTTATTGGCCACGAAAGTAGGGATGAGCGAAGATCTGGGTCTGGCTCAGATCTTAGAAGTAGTTCTTCCAGTCTTGGAGGCAGACTGTCTGCTTCTGCTCTTAGAGGGAAGATTCAGGCGCTTCCCTGGTACATGACCCGCTCACAGGAGATTTTAGGGACTCTGGACTACCCCTCTACCAGCTCAATCAATGGTGATACCTCTGGGTTTGGGTCAGGTTTATCTGTAGCAAGTGGGTTGTCTGACACGAACAAAACCCCTGTAAAGGAGAAAGAAACAGAAACAGTGGTTTCGAAACCTGGCGGGAGAGGGAATATTTTAGAGGATGGTGCAGAGGTTGTCATCGCTACCATTAAAGAGGCAGGGGAAGTGACTTCATACATGAGAAAGATCCATGGGACGAATGGGTCACATCCTAATCTCAATTTCGCTAGCAACAGTGCGCACAATGTTTCATCAGAGCAGCCGCAATCACGGACCCATTCAGGAGTGGGGATGGGAGGCATATCCAACATGCAGATCGGGGGAGACTCGCCAACGTCTTCCCTCGGAGACAGCACCCCTCCACAGCAGAGGGAGGTCTGTGGCTGCCGTACCGTTTACGCCAACTGTTTCAGCGGCGACAACGAGGACGGCATCAGCTTTGACGAGGAACTCACCGTGTACGAGTTCTCTCGTCGCACACGTCCAAAAACAGCACGACCTCCTCCTGTCCCCTCACCCACCACGCCCCCTCCAAATCCCAATATCCTGTCACTGCTGAGAGACAATCCACGTCCCTTGTCTACTCTCTCCACTGCTTCTTCAGAACTCAGTCCTCTAGTGTCTTGTCCGGTGTCTCCGTCAACATCTCTCCGGGGTCCCCTTCATTCCCTCACTAACAAGAACTATGGCGGCCTGAAAGGAGGTTTTGTCTCCCTGCGACAAGATATTGATCAGCTTTTGCTGGTTTTGGAGAGCACGCTACCTGAACAGCTgcaaacaaacacatttttaaagcaAGATGGCACAGGGCCCGACCCGAATCACAACGGAAGTGAAGGTAACACTACGCAAACATCATGTTGTATGGGATTCAGTCCCATTAGCATGACAGAGGCAGAGAGGAGTCTTCTCCAAACAGAGGCTCGACGACTGGCGTCCGGGTGTCAGCGGGCCACACGTGTCGGCTGGGCTCCCGATGAAGCCCTGAGGTCATTGTCCAACAGCTTTGGTGCGTTGGTTCAGCTATCGGCGGCGTGCATGCGAACCAATCCGTGCCCTGGCTGCGAGAGCTGCCATAATGTTAGCTTAGATGATGACAGTCGGGAACCTATGGAAAAGTTGAAAGAGATTGTGGCTCTGTACCGAGAGTTTGTTGGAGCTGTTGAGACAGCTGGAACTGGTGCTGGGGGCAGGAGCGCGGGCCTAAATGGTTCTGGACAAAGCCAAGGAGAAGGCGATGGCGTGAGGCTGCTCGCCAAACGCTGCACTGTACTCATCTCTTCCGTGTTCGCGCTAACACAGCTCTTCCGGACACCCGCATTGGTCTCCTCTGATACTCCCAGTGGTCTACCCCTGAACTTTTAACCTTCTAACCTGCCAGACTGTTAAAACACTGAATTTAGAGGTACGAAAGGTATGGACCATTTGTTCTTGTACAGTAAGTGCCATGCACATGCACACCACACATGATAACACATTAAGCCCACAAAACCCTAAATGAGGAGCGGAAACTTTGCCTGGCCTCTTTGTGGATGCATATGGACTATGCATTTGTACATATGAGTTTTATAACTCTTATATTTCTCTTATTTTATTACAACCTGTGTATGTATGTAAGGATGAATTGCcaatttatgtatttatgtatttattttttacagtatTTGCACCGTGGTCTGTGATGTTCAGGTCTctggtggttaaaaaaaaaatgaaactatgGATgtcactggattttttttttaatctgacccTATATTTAAAACAGTATTATATTAACTTTCTTTCACTCCACAAGGTGTAATCTGTAAATGGTCTCTTTTGTAATTATAACGTTTTACTACGAACAATCACAAATGCAGAAAGATAAACACATTTGTTTTATATGTGCAGGTTTGCACGATTCTCTTTTTCCAACATAGCAGTAACATCCAACTTGCATTGGACAATACCATTACAAATCAGGGAGAGTACTTGCAACTGTTACAGATTGCACCTTTTTTTCCATAAGTCTCATAACCTTGTGTTTTTCTACATTTTCCTCTTGTCCTAACTGAGCATCTCTGAAACACTAAAACATTATGCAGTATTATAACGTAGTTTTCATCCAAAGGctatcatatacagtatatagacagGATATATTTTCTGGAAATGTGAGCGTATGGACCATGGTGTAAAACAAAGGAGCGtataaataatgaaatattttggCAAGTTAGAAAAGTGACTGTTGACGCTGTTTTGATGTAGCAATGATCCAGTTTTAAAACACTTATCCAAACTGTCTCCTGTGTTCTCTGCTTCAGTGACAAATGCTCTACACTGCGGTCCAACATTGATGTTCTTATCTGTCTTATGTCACTACTTTAGTTCATGACTATGCAAACTCCTCATCTCTCAatactttttgtctttttgtgccaatattgaaaaacacaactgcattaTGTTTGTCTGAAAATAATGGGTGCTTTGTTGACCTGTGTGTCAATTTTGGAGAAGTTAACTGCATTTGACTTGCAACATTCGGCAAAGTTGCATGACATTTGAATTTGTCAATATAAAGACTCCATACTGATGTCTGTGAGTTGTCAGTCTTCACTTGATCTGGGAAAAACAGAATGTTggtttacatgctcatacaaatGAAATCAGTGAGACTATATTGTTGAAGATGGTGTATTTACGAAATGGTGACAGACTCAGGAAGAAAACCAGTGTCTGTTGCCCCTCACAACTACCTATCTGGTTTATAGATAAAAATAGTAACACATAAATTTTCATCTGCAGTCATGTAGACTGTAGCCAGGTTTATGCAGAAGTAGGCTTAGAAAGAAatgtattgtgaataaatgacaCATGAACCTTTAAACCATAATATATTCTGGTTTGATACatcaaaacgtttttttttaagtccagaTTCTAAATCTCTGGTTCTTACTTATTCTCTCGAGAATGTTTACTGCAGAACTCATCATTCTCTCTTTCACTGGGCAGCATGTCGATTGACAACACTTATACACTCTCTTTAAAGCGGAGAGCTTTTAATTTTGTCCCAATGAGAAACACTTGAGCCGAGAGGCTTTGTAACCACAGCTGCTCAGCAGTCCAGCCTGATCCAAAGTCCCCCTTCCAAGTCAAGATTGCGCTTAATCTGATCTTTATCTGTCTGACTTTTTGATTCCGTAATCTAGAAGTCTGCAGTGAATCACATGTTAAAGACACATTCTCTGATGTGACCCATTTCTTTAAACACAAAAAGGCTGGTGTTTAACAGGTTACTGCAACGACAGGTTACGCAAGTAAGAAAATGGGTTAAATTGTGTTAAATAAACGGCCAACGGGGCGGAAGCCAATCTGTCCTGCGgggttgttctgcctgacagACACATGTAGCTCATTCCTACTTTACATAAAGAATCACATGCTTTTACTTTCACATCGGTGCTGTAAAACCAGAGATCTGTTTTATAGAGTGTGTTCACTGCTGCGTTAGGCCCACTTTCATTTCTGCAGTTGCATTCGTTTATTTTCCCCCTCACCAtcaaaagggattggacgtctagcagcgTCAATGGTAGGCATGTTCCGGCATGATATTCTGATATTTTTACTGGCATGCTGCAAATGAAAATATCAATACAGCCCCCACAAGAAGCTTGAATTCagcctacattctgttgcacttctcagctttaacactagatggagcttgCTTTATAGTGAAACGACTAATTACATTGGTTGCGCCCCCTGGTTACCAAAAACAAtgactattttaaaaaattaacaaattaaTGCCGTGAATAAGCATGTAcctgtatgatattctgacggtctgataaccttaagccaaaaatatcacggtttcacagtatcacggtattgcaattacagctttaaaatgtgttacttagagatatctgggttttaaaaaattaatccattgaacatgatttttatttttcaaaacaagcaaattggaacataagtataatgttaagttcaaaaaaaaaattctaaaaacaattaaaataaatgcagtcctttagatgagcctaaacccacagccacagttcAACATTTTTGCCATCACAACAGAAATAAttgattttccataaaaagcacgtatgactcgtatcatgtttacaccaCACAATCtttttcagcacagacagttgccaaagagaaaaaaacccaCTGCATTTTATACCACAGCTAAACACACTAAACAGAATGGAGTTAACTCtcagctggtgggaaatgtttaTGATTGTGCTTACTAACCGTTAATTTTGtataatgcgaaatcatattggaggtattgcgtcCCCAGCAGCCACcttctgcaaacatgttttacatgtcggttggccctcctcatctaagccgcagccgtctgtaacttttcagtagccgaagtattcccatgccagcaatttcgttttcttcgatgaggGGGAAAAGAAGTTCagaagtttcacctcctccagccaacatgtagcacagctgactcactgacactgagcaacaaccggtgggggagggttgagccttgcaactGCAAGTGGGGGATTTCtccatacatttttgggacataaaaattaaaaaaatatctaattaccttagggacggtatggcggaaatttttgcggttttgaaaccttgacattttcataccacggtataccttgaaaccggtaatcagcacatgtctagtcaatggcagccagtgagttaacaaggatgtgacccaaaaatgcccgaaaccaacaggaaataactaaaaatcaaCAAGTAACCTGGATATGCCCCAAACTCAATAGGAAATTGTCCAAAACTTATGAAATGACTCAAAAGTACCATaacattacaaggaagtgatGCAAAACTAACTCATTTCCTGCCTGTGACAATGATAGatttattcatcttctgaaccgcttatcctcatgaaggtcacggggtgctggagcctatcccagctaactacgggctgaAGGCTGGGTACACCTTAACCTGGTTACCAGCCAGTCGTAAGGCACATATATAGACGACCATccatgcacacactcacacctatggacaatttggagtgtttaattagcctaccatgcatgtttttgggatgttggAGGAAGCCGGAGTACATGGAGTGGAGAGAACCCAGGCAGGCATGGGGAgagcatgcaaactccacacagggagGCCAGAGCCAAGATTGAACCAACAATCTGAGAACTGTGAGGCCaattgtccaattcatttaaactgggaggacttgctatgaatgctcatgtttcagtccgATTGATGGCggtggacgtccaatctattttgactggattaaatgttcattcgcccctccaagaaaaaatggattgaacatctagtgCCATCAGTAGCAAGCAgtgagttaatttatttggccaaaaataaactggtCAGCCCCACATAAGATTTTGAATTTGACAGTGAATTTGAATTTCCATGAATATCGCCCgcgaaccaaaaaaaaaaaagtattataaataaatcaaaattatAAAATAAGTACATTATAAATTGCATTGGTTTAGTCATttaaaagtaccgtaattttggcactataagccgctacttttttccttcatttggaaacctgcggtttatagtttagtgtggcttatttgctgatttatttgagttaataggtaacactttgacagtggcgtcataagactgtcataattatgacaccatcatgggcattactgaatacttacagtatgtcattaagtgtcatccggaaaattatgtcactaactccatttatgtccagcttggatcttttacagccattccaaagtgagataatttgctggataaaactaaatgacatctgttataagcattcattatggttcaggacagtgtcatgtcataattatgacggtctaatgacagtcttatggcaccgctgtcaaatatagtgctacaaaataccataactagaaattaatgaaacaactggaacagtaactgaacacattattagcagagaacattaattttgattatttacatctgtggcgctgcaatgcatgctaggaggcatgttggacaacaacagtgttgacagcaggtggccgcAGAGgctgactgtctccccaaagggaataggattgccaaatgaagcttctagaagcaatgaagttttgcagccaattggttcaaagcttcatgatggATCATTTGGTATTATAATAGtcatatgatgctgctgtcaaataaagttttaccagttaatatctttttatgcaaatatcccataatacagtgaggacagttgcggcttatagtccagtgcagcttgtctaggaacaaatgctgttttcgtgccaggcggcttatagtcaggtgcgccttgtagtgcgaaaattacagtagaatTTGATCAAGCCCACAATTATTTGAATAAGTTTGAGTCATGGAGAGGAGTGGAAATATTACATGAACGGGTTACTGAGCAGATTCCAAAGAAACATCAACAACATTTGGATTGGGTTTCAACATTTTATTTGGTTGTGAGGAACGGCCTGAACCGCTTTTGCTTTAGGGAAAAGCATTCAAGTTCATAGAAGCCCAACCTTATAAAAGGCAACACTTAGTAGACTGTTGCAAATGAAAAGCAGAAAAGAAATaggccaagtggtccatttacaTGGCAGCTTGAGCTTTTTGTGCCACTGAACATTTCCCTTTGCCGCCATTATGGTTCTGTACGCCTCTCCAGGCTGTCAGGGACGGCTGTGTGCTGACTGGCTGAGGCTACTCGAGTGTGAAATGTGAGCCCATTATGTCAACAGACGTTACGGACAGTGGAGGAGCGCAAGCGTGGCATAAGGAGGGACATGTTTGAGAGTGAGTGCAGAGCTCCAGAAGATGCCTGTGAAAATGatctatatatattaaaaaataaaaggaacAGAGAGCAATTTTCAGACCTTATTATATTGAATACTTCTCTTATATAAATACAGCATCAGTAGTCCATGATCATTATCATGGTTGAGGGTTTGTGTATGGccttgacataaaaaaaaaaaaaaaaaaaaaaaaaagcaaattaaaAGTACTGACAAAAAAGGGGAGTTGGCAATtaatatttttgtgtaaaaatgtATCCTAACAGTCATTATTAATGGGAAGTAGTACGTGGAAAAATATGATCTGTGAAGAAACCCAGCCATCTCTAGCACCATCTTGTGCCCCTTATTTAATATACAACTACCCCCTATTCACTACAAATCCAAGAAAACCAAACTTGACAGAAGGCATAATTTTCAGCGCTGAACTTAAAATACACGTGTGAATGAGTCGGTATGATTTCGTGATGCTGTTTTAGAGGTCTTACAACCACTTCCATTTGGCTGAAGCACGACGTTGATGCGACAGGAACAGAACAATGGTATGATTGCCACTTGATATGAGTGGCGCTCGGAATAACCCAACGCAACATAGTTTCCAAAGGTTGGGGTGAAGCAGTAAACGTGCATTTCCAACACAACTAAGCTTCTATAGACCCttaattcactgccaccctttgTACTTGAAGTATTACCAGAGTATGTGCTGTGGTAGTACTCATACATAATACTCATTcacgcaatagatgtccaaaccattttCACTTGGAGAGGTGGATGTTTattacagtcaatggcagccacagaGTTAAAGTACTTCTGGGGGTAccaagtagggatgtcccgatcgcgtattttttcaccggagtCAGTGACATGATTTTAAGAATCTTTCGACACTGATTCCTGATGTgataccgattttttaaaaatagaacaaaacTTCCAAACAtattactgtactgtactttttataGTACTTTATCTTCcgctttttccgggagtgttgcagagtataaaacatctacatttttgtttcttttggcaatgcaattgtatttctggattatttttttacttattagcccttaaaaagtaaaaaaaaaaaaaaaaaaaaaattaggcctgaacgatattgggaaaaaataacattgcgaCATagattgccaaggctccacacatactttttgcattggcTACACAGTGCGCCCAACCAATGTaggcgcacccacatttttcattgcatcacgcgtaacgccatacttttaatcactctccataacattctctcttctgaaccgcttatccttaCGAGGGTCGCTGGCGCCTATCACAGCTAACTCCAGGTGCACCCTAAACCTAAACAGATTGCCAGCTagtcgcagggcacatatagacacacaaccagtcacacacacacttgcacctaatttggagtgttcaatcaccaTACTatgcacatttttgggggatgtgGCAGGAACCTGGCGAACACCCCATGGAAGCATGGGAaggacatgcaaactccacacaggaccaGAGCCAGGTTTGAACCCGCAATCCCAGAACTGTAaggtggacgtgctaaccactagaggcgtgcaaaatttccgattcttagattattcacgattaggccgtggaagattcgagaacgattcacaaacatccaaataccgattattgaattataccaggtaaactgaaataaaacgcagtcagcgcggtcttcgggacgcaatgaggaatggaccgagagtaaatatcatgtgcagctaataatacctgactgcggccgtcagcagcTACAAACAGcgtccagttgctagttgctacaaacatacggcaacatacggctacgatagatatcacatatatctagactagatgtgaaatgacagactttcccgcgctagtaaacaggcgccatcttaaagcagtagacttctctagaaggctctgttgtagagaacctaattactttttatctaaaatacccctaaatcggcaaaatcttgacttgaatctatctttaaatgatgaaacagttttaatgagGGAAATTATGCAATAACGGGCacaattctaacaactttaatggttaattcacaacattaaattaattgaatgtagtttaaagatgctgatacagaatggggagttgagtatttttatttactgtttttaaccggtaacttgatactaaaatagtagtttggtttatttggcctgagaggatttttgaacaattttggaacaaatatacaaaacataaaaaaaaaaaaaaaatggggggaggggggcatcaataatagatttataatcgaattggaaTCTCTGAGTCGTAACAGTAATGgaatcgttaggtgctcaaagattcccacctctactaacCACTGTCCCATCGTGCTGCCTGAATAATGTAAAATTCCTGTCttcaatgcttcattgagtgagtccactcaattaCACTCGCGCTGcccagaacagcctctcacttaccaaATGAGTTGTGCTGAGTTGCAACACTACATTTATGACTGggctgcaagtttaacgatgattaacacatttgtgcctttgattgtaGAGCTACCCAAGctactctggcaagatcaaagctacaaacttgTCAATTATCGTTAACTTGAAGTACCAAACTAAGCTGCATTGGACAGTTTGGTGGCAGGAGGGTGGGTGAGAGGCCGTGGCGCTGTACGGGTATGAAGCAGAAAATcaaatatatttctttgattaaaaacccAATacttttccaacaatttcgatccTCTGAAATcggccgatttccgatcacgtgatcggatcgagaCATCCCTAGTACCAAGGCAAGAGATggctgatcccccccccccccacacagatAATATATGCCAAGTCATAatgacttttatttttattttagcaaACTCCCCTTTTAACATAGTTGTGACAATTAAAGTTGAACATGGCCAAATTAACTTATCAGAAGAAATAAATTAAGGAACAATCTTTCTCACTTTCCAAACAGTTGAATGTTTTTGGCGACACGGGTTAGCAAACAAATGACACGAATGTCCCACAAAACACACAGCACACACAAAACTTGTATAATTTTTGCTTGACACTGTAAACAAAAAAGGTGCTGGGCTGGAAGTTTTGCTCCAAGAGGagaacaagattttttttctcccattgGACCCTTGTGTACAGCTGAAAAATGTGACAGTTACACAAAGTCATGCGGGTGGGCACGCAGACTTTTGCTCCCCCAGTGGAAGTGCAACGTCATCTCTGGAAACACTAGATGACAACACATCTTAATTTGTTCATACGCTTTCAGCCAtgcattttctctccctccctctCATACGAGCTTCAGCAGCAGCTCGTAGGTGGCGTTGATGATTCCCCAAGAGAGGAGTGAGCGGTGGTAGTTGAGATGTGCACCCCGAAAAAGCAGGGCCACGCTCCCGCCTCGCTCCCGCCACACCGTAAGCAGCACTTGGCTGCAGGGCTGGAAAGCTCCGCCCACCTGCGACTGGGCCCGAGACTTGATGACGTTTAACGGATAGAACATGATGCCTAGCGCCGCCCCCAGAACGCCCCCGCACACAAAATCGTTAACCAGGTGACCTGCCCGAGTAGTGGCTTCGGGGAGCCGTTCCTTTATGGGTCCTCGCAGCCCGAAGAAGAGAACATTGCTGGGGCCGTTACGAAGCAAAATGGGCACCAGGCCGCGGTAGCACTCCCTGACGCcgtattctgacagaagagtcCTGAAGGTGTGGGCCGTGTTGTTAAAACGTCCGTGGTGTCGGTGGTCCTGAAGGAGTGTCTGCACGCGTTCGAAGGGTGCAAGGAAGGCCTCCGCCGTTCCGGCCAGCGCTGCGGCGAAGCTTCGCGTAGCCAGCTCCGGCACGCCGCTGCCCTCGGCCTGGTCCAGAAGAACGCGGGAGAAGTCCTGGTACAAGCCAAACATGATGGCCACAGTAGTGGTCTTCTGGAGCAACGGGGGGAGCAGCCCCCTGTAAAGATtcctgagtccgtctctctggaGCTGCCGCACCGCCTCCACCGCAAGCACCCCGTGCAGTTGCTGCCTGAAGAGAACCTTGTGGATGGGGAAGGTCACCATGATGTTGGCTAAAGCTGCAACTGAGCCGCAGAAGTAATGCTTTCCTTGAGGCCCCAGTATGGTGCCGAGGGGGCCGCTGGAAAGCAAGGGGTGACCACCTCTTGTCAAAGAGGAAGACGGTTGGGGAGTCTGGGTTGATGGTGAGTCCATGGTGATGAGGCAGACTCAGCGCTCC
This Corythoichthys intestinalis isolate RoL2023-P3 chromosome 11, ASM3026506v1, whole genome shotgun sequence DNA region includes the following protein-coding sequences:
- the frmpd1b gene encoding FERM and PDZ domain-containing protein 1 isoform X2; this translates as MEEKERCRSRSPARRASRVQQVVGTIIRRTRESLSRERLLGDGRSQRSNSLSNQNYQAKLSLQITRDPVLDRSTGHGFTLTTNTPLLVRDVATGSPADGILYPGDQVLQINDAELEDLNGDQVENILRNLEDCITVTILRHMTNPKSSIMSAEKRARLRSNPVKVRFAEEVVVNGHTQGNSLLFLPNVLKVYLENGQTKAFKFDHTTSVKDIVLTLKDKLSIRAIEYFALVLEQQYSITKLLLLHEDELIQKVVQKKDSHDYRCLFRVCFIPRDPTDLQQEDPFAFEYLFLQSVGDVLQERFAVEMKCNTALRLAALHMHERLDSCGLTRTSIKAITKEFGLDSFISPTLLSNMREKDLRKAISYHLKKIQSLLEPRQKVISASQARLAYLTQLGELVSYGGRSYSATMMLQEREVLVSLLVGAKYGMSQVINHKLNVISTLVEFSSISRVELLSESDKVSLLRISLHDMKPFALLMDSLAAKDLACLLGGYCKLLVDPALNVFRMGRPKVRVHRIAAEEGYVSRCCSDSDESTDEDDPMDSQNYKHHDPASQDWEERRRTEEEKRKEEDRQEREEHKGKQEVKIVVTTEGQEYVGEKERGASGSGLYKVMNEELNPENTWYHTDLRVTSSFSSLSSSSLSAALEESSTAVKALTRLDASYTRENPHTLDVHRPYLLEPKGLKEPSRPTNLNYRGGNSSCVCFTELSKADFLSSPSGATSDDEEEEEEEQERMVLRRISKIPSSRDLRMIDSTPFERAPIKRKKKTPPKVPIRTSSIPGHKAGQAEQRVSKDEESLFQTPSPNPKPALSVKDNVSESEEEFFDAQERFTPPVPDLSDVELADRRNANRLSGTWNSLGASLEKEPSSPLSNNVKPSKIKKELEEPKCPTSTASNLVSKPYTTEKPVAKVKPPLGPKPQLPPKPQNIPPKSPKHGKSYAHCNGDACGRLSSDLLEMEPDTMEFKSVTYTGGTGGLALSTPLITAVRCTKPTLPVTALQTREEQKNRTKDNGQHIISKDKTCIPEPEETKSNGTVKPPPNVPTIPRSNSSTKLSAPPPVPPKPTSPKILHHLSLVASSTVSPTDPNKSIIIDGTSPPNGIHPWSSRNGSVQSGPRRVSVSHESLSPKNAEASIAASLTSNKTVIGHESRDERRSGSGSDLRSSSSSLGGRLSASALRGKIQALPWYMTRSQEILGTLDYPSTSSINGDTSGFGSGLSVASGLSDTNKTPVKEKETETVVSKPGGRGNILEDGAEVVIATIKEAGEVTSYMRKIHGTNGSHPNLNFASNSAHNVSSEQPQSRTHSGVGMGGISNMQIGGDSPTSSLGDSTPPQQREVCGCRTVYANCFSGDNEDGISFDEELTVYEFSRRTRPKTARPPPVPSPTTPPPNPNILSLLRDNPRPLSTLSTASSELSPLVSCPVSPSTSLRGPLHSLTNKNYGGLKGGFVSLRQDIDQLLLVLESTLPEQLQTNTFLKQDGTGPDPNHNGSEGNTTQTSCCMGFSPISMTEAERSLLQTEARRLASGCQRATRVGWAPDEALRSLSNSFGALVQLSAACMRTNPCPGCESCHNVSLDDDSREPMEKLKEIVALYREFVGAVETAGTGAGGRSAGLNGSGQSQGEGDGVRLLAKRCTVLISSVFALTQLFRTPALVSSDTPSGLPLNF